Proteins encoded in a region of the Pseudomonas denitrificans (nom. rej.) genome:
- a CDS encoding cob(I)yrinic acid a,c-diamide adenosyltransferase translates to MGNRLSKIYTRTGDAGETGLADGRRVPKHHPRVEAMGAVDELNSHLGLLLAGLHEARSSALEEVIGVLAPIQHRLFDLGGELAMPEYRALNDAEVERLEQVIDRWNEELGPLKNFILPGGSRLVALAHLCRAQARNAERRCQQLNAEEPLEGAGLRYLNRLSDLLFVAARFIARRQGVEEILWQAAEKPA, encoded by the coding sequence ATGGGCAATCGCCTGTCGAAGATCTACACCCGTACCGGCGACGCCGGCGAAACCGGCCTGGCCGACGGCCGCCGCGTGCCCAAGCACCATCCGCGGGTGGAAGCCATGGGCGCAGTGGATGAGCTGAACAGCCACCTTGGCCTGCTGCTGGCCGGGCTGCACGAAGCGCGTAGCAGTGCGCTCGAAGAGGTGATTGGTGTATTGGCGCCGATCCAGCATCGCCTGTTCGACCTGGGCGGAGAGCTGGCGATGCCGGAGTACCGCGCTCTGAACGATGCCGAAGTGGAGCGCCTGGAGCAGGTGATCGATCGCTGGAACGAGGAACTCGGGCCACTGAAGAACTTCATCCTGCCCGGCGGCTCGCGCCTGGTCGCTCTCGCCCACCTGTGCCGCGCCCAGGCGCGCAACGCCGAGCGCCGCTGCCAACAGCTGAATGCCGAGGAACCGTTGGAAGGCGCGGGCCTGCGCTACCTGAACCGCCTGTCCGACCTGCTGTTCGTCGCCGCGCGCTTCATCGCCCGCCGCCAGGGCGTGGAGGAGATTCTCTGGCAGGCGGCTGAAAAACCGGCCTGA
- a CDS encoding sensor histidine kinase, which translates to MNLRQRLEDLPVGQKILAALLVLLATVMLVANLAFISAAYWISQDSVAPQALQTIGRLIANPALSEPALSSPTQAQVLLRQLDDYQPLRAAALYDSNGERIAQTPSNGPVALPERLDHLERWRQHEYRLNALFELPQAGRNSGYLLLVASSELPGAFYTGTLTASLVILAVSVLLWLLIAQQIRRLITRPIRSLEELSRQVTREENYALRAERGNADEIGRLADAFNTMLTRIEAREQQLKRARDDAQEAVEQAQSLAEETRRSNRKLELEVQVRSKIEKKLTGFQHYLNSIIDSMPSALIAVDEQLYVTQWNQEASQLSGTSLDDAVNQPVFLAFPSLKPFLPQLTRAAEQHKVERVERVTWALTDAPRHYALTFYPLMGGTGRGAVIRIDDITDRLGMEEMMVQSEKMLSVGGLAAGMAHEINNPLGAILHNVQNIRRRLSQELPKNLEVAGEVGVRLDDLNHYLEAREIPKLMDGIQYAGSRAAKIVTHMLSFSRRSHRQMAACELPALLEQAVEIAGNDFDLTGGFDFKSLEIVHEYDPRLGPVPVIANEIEQVLLNLLKNGAQAIHLRDDEEEGEYGRITLRTRLNPPWAEIHVEDNGCGMPENVRKRIFEPFFTTKEVGQGTGLGLSVSYFIVTNNHKGQMEVQSELGVGTCFTIRLPLAAEISPPLPLLAQGDKEH; encoded by the coding sequence ATGAACCTGCGCCAGCGCCTGGAAGACCTGCCGGTCGGCCAGAAAATCCTCGCCGCCCTGCTGGTGCTGCTGGCGACCGTGATGCTGGTGGCCAACCTCGCCTTCATCAGCGCGGCCTACTGGATCTCCCAGGACAGCGTGGCGCCGCAGGCCCTGCAGACCATCGGCCGGCTGATCGCCAACCCGGCGCTCAGCGAACCGGCACTGTCCTCGCCGACCCAGGCCCAGGTGCTGCTACGTCAGTTGGACGACTACCAGCCGCTGCGCGCCGCCGCGCTCTACGACAGCAATGGCGAGCGCATCGCGCAGACGCCGAGCAACGGCCCGGTGGCCCTGCCCGAGCGCCTGGACCACCTGGAGCGCTGGCGCCAGCACGAATACCGTCTCAATGCGCTGTTCGAGCTCCCCCAGGCCGGCCGCAACAGCGGCTACCTGCTGCTGGTGGCCAGCAGCGAGCTGCCCGGCGCCTTCTACACCGGCACACTGACCGCCAGCCTGGTGATCCTCGCGGTCTCGGTGCTGCTCTGGCTGCTCATCGCACAGCAGATCCGCCGCCTGATCACCCGGCCGATCCGCAGCCTGGAAGAGCTCTCGCGCCAAGTCACCCGCGAGGAAAACTACGCCCTGCGCGCCGAGCGCGGCAACGCCGACGAGATCGGCCGCCTGGCTGACGCCTTCAACACCATGCTGACCCGCATCGAGGCCCGCGAGCAGCAGCTCAAGCGCGCCCGTGACGACGCCCAGGAAGCCGTGGAGCAGGCCCAGTCGCTGGCCGAGGAAACCCGCCGCTCGAACCGCAAGCTGGAGCTGGAAGTCCAGGTGCGCAGCAAGATCGAGAAGAAGCTCACCGGCTTCCAGCACTACCTCAACAGCATCATCGACTCCATGCCTTCGGCGCTGATCGCGGTGGACGAGCAGCTCTACGTCACCCAGTGGAACCAGGAAGCCAGCCAGCTCTCCGGCACCAGCCTGGACGACGCGGTGAACCAGCCGGTGTTCCTCGCCTTCCCGTCGCTCAAGCCCTTCCTGCCGCAGCTCACCCGCGCCGCCGAGCAGCACAAGGTCGAGCGCGTCGAACGCGTCACCTGGGCCCTTACCGACGCTCCGCGCCACTACGCCCTGACCTTCTACCCACTGATGGGCGGCACCGGCCGTGGCGCGGTGATCCGCATCGACGACATCACCGACCGCCTGGGGATGGAAGAGATGATGGTGCAGTCGGAAAAGATGCTCTCCGTCGGCGGCCTCGCCGCCGGCATGGCCCACGAGATCAACAACCCGCTGGGCGCCATTCTGCACAACGTGCAGAACATCCGCCGGCGCCTGTCGCAGGAGCTGCCGAAGAACCTCGAAGTGGCCGGCGAAGTAGGCGTGCGTCTGGACGACCTCAACCACTACCTGGAGGCGCGGGAGATCCCCAAGCTGATGGATGGCATCCAGTACGCCGGCTCCCGCGCAGCGAAGATCGTCACCCACATGCTTTCCTTCAGCCGCCGCAGCCACCGCCAGATGGCCGCCTGCGAGCTGCCGGCGTTGCTGGAACAGGCGGTGGAGATCGCCGGCAACGACTTCGACCTCACCGGCGGATTCGACTTCAAGTCGCTGGAGATCGTCCACGAGTACGACCCACGCCTGGGCCCGGTGCCGGTGATCGCCAACGAAATCGAACAGGTCCTGCTCAACCTGCTGAAGAACGGCGCCCAGGCCATCCACCTGCGCGACGACGAAGAGGAAGGCGAATACGGCCGCATCACCCTGCGTACCCGGCTCAATCCACCGTGGGCGGAAATCCATGTGGAGGACAACGGCTGCGGCATGCCGGAGAACGTGCGCAAGCGCATCTTCGAGCCCTTCTTCACCACCAAGGAAGTCGGCCAGGGCACAGGGCTGGGCCTGTCGGTCTCGTACTTCATCGTCACCAACAACCACAAGGGGCAGATGGAAGTGCAGTCCGAACTGGGCGTGGGCACCTGTTTCACCATCCGTCTGCCGCTGGCCGCCGAGATTTCCCCGCCGCTGCCGCTATTGGCGCAGGGCGACAAGGAGCATTGA
- a CDS encoding response regulator produces the protein MPTNHLSILVVDDAKFSSAMIGRALSQAGYQNVRFASSASEALDLLEKEPVSVLLADWLMPEMDGLELTARVRQLDESGDHYTYIILLTGKEGDNALAEAFDRGVDDFVSKSAMNEQLVPRVLAADRLSNTLQRLLMENRLLTQNITSLEERNLVDSATGLGNQRYLKQKLADSIRQVESRGGAVCYMLIGLPELAELGQKHGQPFQNELLHGVARRLQQLVRPLDVLARIDDQHFALITLLEDLQECSPSSFRRLHEGLNLKAFKTSEGFITLKAGISLVGLDAKALPLEVEHLMQQGRALLPDAFASGRINASRLTGLR, from the coding sequence ATGCCAACCAACCATCTCAGCATTCTGGTGGTCGACGACGCCAAGTTCTCCAGCGCCATGATCGGCCGCGCGCTGAGTCAGGCCGGCTACCAGAACGTGCGCTTCGCCAGCAGCGCCAGCGAAGCGCTCGACCTGCTGGAAAAGGAGCCGGTGAGCGTACTGCTCGCCGACTGGCTGATGCCCGAGATGGACGGCCTGGAGCTGACCGCGCGGGTACGCCAGCTCGACGAGAGTGGCGATCACTACACCTACATCATCCTGCTCACCGGCAAGGAGGGCGACAACGCCCTGGCCGAAGCCTTCGACCGCGGCGTCGATGACTTCGTCAGCAAGTCGGCGATGAACGAGCAACTGGTGCCCCGCGTACTGGCCGCCGACCGCCTGAGCAACACCCTGCAGCGCCTGCTGATGGAAAACCGCCTGCTCACCCAGAACATCACCAGCCTGGAAGAGCGCAACCTGGTGGACAGCGCCACCGGCCTGGGCAACCAGCGCTACCTGAAGCAGAAGCTGGCCGACAGTATCCGCCAGGTGGAATCCCGCGGCGGCGCGGTGTGCTACATGCTGATCGGCCTGCCGGAGCTGGCCGAACTGGGGCAGAAGCACGGCCAGCCGTTCCAGAACGAGCTGCTCCATGGCGTCGCCCGGCGCCTGCAGCAACTGGTGCGGCCGCTGGATGTCCTGGCGCGCATCGATGACCAGCACTTCGCCCTGATCACCCTGCTCGAAGACCTGCAGGAGTGCTCGCCGAGCAGCTTCCGCCGCCTGCACGAAGGCCTGAACCTCAAGGCGTTCAAGACCAGCGAAGGCTTCATCACCCTCAAGGCCGGCATCAGCCTGGTGGGCCTGGACGCCAAGGCGCTGCCCCTGGAGGTCGAGCACCTGATGCAGCAAGGCCGCGCGCTGCTGCCCGATGCCTTCGCCAGCGGGCGAATCAACGCCAGCCGCCTGACCGGCCTGCGCTAA
- a CDS encoding YajQ family cyclic di-GMP-binding protein: protein MPSFDVVSELDKHELTNALDNATKELDRRFDLKGKCSFEAKEKSITLTAEADFMLEQMLDILRSSLVKRKIDAQCMEIKDSFASGKVVKQEVDFREGIDKDLAKKIVALIKDKKLKVQAAIQGEQVRVTGKKRDDLQEAIALLRGESLGMPLQFNNFRD, encoded by the coding sequence ATGCCTTCGTTCGACGTGGTGTCCGAACTGGACAAACACGAACTGACCAACGCCTTGGATAACGCCACCAAGGAACTGGACCGCCGTTTCGACCTGAAGGGCAAGTGCAGCTTCGAGGCCAAGGAAAAGTCCATCACCCTGACCGCCGAGGCGGATTTCATGCTCGAGCAGATGCTCGACATTCTTCGCTCCAGCCTGGTCAAACGCAAGATTGACGCACAGTGCATGGAGATCAAGGATTCCTTCGCCTCCGGCAAGGTGGTCAAGCAGGAAGTCGACTTCCGCGAGGGCATCGACAAGGACCTGGCGAAGAAGATCGTCGCCCTGATCAAGGACAAGAAGCTCAAGGTGCAGGCCGCCATCCAGGGCGAGCAGGTACGTGTCACCGGCAAGAAGCGCGACGACCTGCAGGAAGCCATCGCGCTGCTGCGCGGCGAATCCCTCGGCATGCCGCTGCAGTTCAACAACTTCCGCGACTGA
- a CDS encoding mechanosensitive ion channel family protein, translated as MDMNYEQIMNSAEAWTPVVLAYLGNATLALLTLLIGWWVINLFTRRVGGVLSTKHVDKTLQGFIGSMVNIILKILLMVSVASMIGIQTTSFVAAIGAAGLAIGLALQGSLSNFAGGVLILLFRPFKIGDWIEAQGVSGTVDNIMIFHTVLRTGDNRTVIVPNGALSNGIITNTSTQSTRQVTFDVKLAFDVDLDGARSILTELADDPRVLKSPAPVVVVAGLGENSVTLSLRLWTANSDYWGVTFMLNEQVRLRLRDAGIDLAPNKVVRVVKGEEDSVLAD; from the coding sequence ATGGATATGAATTACGAGCAGATCATGAACAGCGCGGAGGCCTGGACGCCGGTCGTCCTGGCCTACCTGGGCAATGCCACGCTGGCGCTGCTGACCCTGCTGATCGGTTGGTGGGTGATCAACCTGTTTACCCGTCGCGTGGGTGGAGTGCTGTCCACCAAGCATGTGGACAAGACGCTGCAGGGCTTCATCGGCAGCATGGTGAACATCATCCTGAAGATCCTGCTGATGGTCAGTGTGGCGTCGATGATCGGCATCCAGACCACCAGCTTCGTCGCCGCCATCGGTGCCGCCGGCCTGGCCATCGGCCTGGCACTGCAGGGCAGCCTGTCGAACTTCGCCGGTGGGGTGCTGATCCTGCTGTTCCGCCCGTTCAAGATCGGCGACTGGATCGAGGCCCAGGGCGTGTCCGGCACCGTGGACAACATCATGATCTTCCACACCGTGCTGCGCACCGGTGACAACCGCACCGTGATCGTGCCCAACGGCGCGCTGTCCAATGGCATCATCACCAACACGTCGACCCAGAGCACCCGCCAGGTGACCTTCGACGTGAAGCTGGCCTTCGACGTCGACCTGGATGGCGCCCGATCCATCCTCACGGAGCTGGCGGACGATCCGCGCGTGCTCAAGTCGCCGGCGCCAGTGGTGGTGGTCGCGGGCCTGGGCGAGAACTCGGTGACCCTGTCGCTGCGCCTGTGGACTGCCAACTCTGACTACTGGGGCGTCACCTTCATGCTCAATGAGCAGGTCCGCCTGCGTTTGCGCGACGCCGGTATCGACCTGGCGCCGAACAAGGTGGTGCGCGTGGTCAAGGGTGAAGAGGATTCCGTCCTGGCGGACTGA
- a CDS encoding AmpG family muropeptide MFS transporter, whose product MKEHSWREAWIAYKSPASLALLLLGFAAGLPYMLVLSTLSVWLREAGVARETIGFASWIGLVYAFKWVWSPMLDQWRLPFIGRLGRRRSWLVFSQGLIAIGLLGMALCNPQSHLNWLIALAMVVAFASATQDIAIDAYRLEIAENTRQAALAACYMTGYRVAVLFATAGVLFLAEWAGSSALHYSQAAWALTYAVCSLAILPGLITTLLMKEPPVNVQPQAGSSAFAFNHQLLSVLTLLVLLISVPAMLTALTAQAWPRAALYGIFIGICMTPHGRRQIRPVRELLSKVRRPLLLAVHGRGLPQFDFVHQAVSVIVLIILLVTGTAFINMAEAGKWWLAILYLLIALSCISAPGRLLMAPVLTPITEFVRRYRWQALLLLGLISTYRMSDTVMGTMASVFYIDMGFSKDTIATVSKLFGVVMTLVGAAAGGVLIARFSILPILFIGGAASAGTNLLFAMLAQMGAIDDPHLMGQNVFALLKVLEPHVTMLVVTIMLDNFSGGLATSAFVAYLSSLTNLKFSATQYAMLSSTMLLLPRFIGGYSGAMVEGMGYERFFFFTALLGVPTLLLIGWLWLRRKNDLTNGAAGEATEAPAQHPSAEHH is encoded by the coding sequence ATGAAAGAGCACTCCTGGCGCGAGGCATGGATTGCCTACAAGTCTCCCGCCAGCCTCGCGCTTTTGCTGCTGGGTTTCGCCGCCGGCCTGCCCTACATGCTGGTGCTCTCCACTCTCTCGGTGTGGTTGCGTGAAGCGGGTGTCGCTCGGGAAACCATCGGATTCGCCAGTTGGATCGGGCTGGTGTACGCCTTCAAGTGGGTGTGGTCGCCCATGCTCGACCAGTGGCGCCTGCCCTTCATCGGCCGCCTGGGCCGCCGCCGCTCCTGGCTGGTGTTTTCCCAGGGGCTGATCGCCATTGGCCTGCTCGGCATGGCCCTGTGCAACCCGCAGTCGCACCTGAACTGGCTGATCGCCCTGGCGATGGTGGTGGCCTTCGCCTCGGCCACCCAGGACATCGCCATCGACGCCTACCGCCTGGAAATCGCCGAGAACACCCGCCAGGCCGCATTGGCCGCCTGCTACATGACCGGCTACCGGGTCGCCGTGCTGTTCGCCACCGCCGGCGTGCTGTTCCTCGCCGAGTGGGCCGGCTCCAGCGCACTGCACTACAGCCAGGCCGCCTGGGCCCTGACCTACGCGGTGTGTTCGCTGGCGATCCTGCCGGGCCTGATCACCACGCTGTTGATGAAAGAGCCGCCGGTGAACGTGCAGCCGCAGGCGGGCAGCTCGGCCTTCGCGTTCAATCATCAACTGCTCTCGGTGCTGACCCTGCTGGTGCTGCTGATCTCCGTGCCGGCCATGCTTACCGCACTGACCGCCCAGGCCTGGCCGCGAGCCGCGCTGTACGGAATCTTCATCGGCATCTGCATGACGCCCCACGGCCGCCGGCAGATCCGCCCGGTCCGCGAGCTGCTGTCGAAAGTGCGCCGCCCGCTGCTGCTGGCCGTACACGGGCGCGGCCTGCCGCAGTTCGACTTCGTCCACCAGGCCGTTTCGGTGATCGTCCTGATCATCCTGCTGGTCACCGGCACCGCTTTCATCAACATGGCCGAAGCCGGCAAGTGGTGGCTCGCCATCCTGTACCTGCTGATCGCCCTGAGCTGCATTTCCGCTCCCGGCCGCCTGCTGATGGCGCCGGTGCTCACGCCCATTACCGAGTTCGTCCGCCGCTACCGCTGGCAGGCGCTGCTGCTGCTCGGGCTGATCTCCACCTATCGCATGTCCGACACCGTCATGGGCACCATGGCCAGCGTGTTCTACATCGACATGGGCTTCTCCAAGGACACCATCGCCACCGTCAGCAAGCTGTTCGGCGTGGTCATGACCCTCGTGGGTGCTGCAGCCGGCGGTGTGCTGATCGCCCGTTTCAGCATCCTGCCGATCCTCTTCATCGGCGGAGCGGCCTCTGCCGGGACCAACCTGCTGTTCGCCATGCTGGCGCAGATGGGCGCAATCGACGACCCGCACCTGATGGGGCAGAACGTCTTCGCCCTGCTCAAGGTGCTGGAACCGCACGTCACCATGCTGGTGGTGACCATCATGCTCGACAACTTCAGCGGCGGCCTCGCCACCTCGGCCTTCGTCGCCTACCTGTCGAGCCTGACCAACCTGAAGTTCTCCGCGACCCAGTACGCCATGCTCAGCTCCACCATGCTGTTGCTGCCGCGCTTCATCGGCGGCTATTCCGGGGCGATGGTCGAGGGCATGGGCTACGAGCGCTTCTTCTTCTTCACCGCCCTGCTCGGCGTGCCTACACTGCTGCTGATCGGCTGGCTGTGGCTGCGCCGCAAGAACGACCTCACCAACGGCGCGGCCGGGGAAGCCACGGAGGCGCCAGCACAACACCCCAGCGCCGAGCATCACTGA
- a CDS encoding MGMT family protein, translating to MPKPKPPASAPVTDLGLESLQVRREAIFLVIAQVPEGCVITYGDVARLAGLGRSARLVGRILSQLPEGTRLPWHRVIAAAGRISLPIGTVSGNEQRARLRAEGVRIHNDRVDIRRHGWPTGEQS from the coding sequence ATGCCCAAGCCCAAGCCCCCCGCCAGCGCACCGGTGACTGATCTCGGACTGGAAAGCCTGCAGGTACGGCGCGAAGCGATTTTCCTCGTCATCGCCCAGGTGCCCGAAGGCTGCGTCATCACCTATGGCGATGTCGCCCGCCTCGCCGGTCTGGGCCGTTCCGCGCGACTTGTAGGACGAATCCTCAGCCAACTGCCCGAAGGCACGCGCCTGCCCTGGCATCGGGTGATCGCCGCAGCGGGGCGTATCAGCCTACCCATTGGGACCGTTTCAGGTAACGAGCAGCGCGCACGATTGCGTGCGGAGGGTGTCAGAATCCATAACGATCGGGTGGACATACGTCGGCACGGCTGGCCTACCGGCGAGCAGTCCTAG
- a CDS encoding DUF481 domain-containing protein: MFPRTLLTVALASCSLSALADTVWLKNGDRLTGTIKLYDGGKLLLATDYGGEIALKWDKIKTLETDQNLLVKYDEETGEHSKGLKASDQGKVTLVNGEARTVELAKIEQMMPPKPILEDWVWTGNVDFSLDHKQAENDVEDYDIDFKTNARHGRWRHNLQGEYNREKKDDQVSTNNYSAQYALDRFLDEHWFWQGQAQYKRDWIEDLQKKRTVGTGPGYQFWDNELGAFSLATLVNRNDYEFVDDEKSHFYSTSLKWDYNRYLLAKQFEVFTNGEVSKPLESNVEYELESEAGIRYKLTSWASLSLKAEWDKLSGNDGDVNERRYTLGLGVGW, from the coding sequence ATGTTCCCCAGAACCCTGCTTACCGTCGCACTCGCATCCTGTTCCCTGTCCGCCCTTGCCGACACCGTCTGGTTGAAGAATGGTGACCGTCTTACCGGCACCATCAAACTCTATGACGGCGGCAAGCTGCTGCTGGCGACCGACTATGGCGGAGAGATCGCCCTGAAGTGGGACAAGATCAAGACGCTGGAAACCGACCAGAATCTGCTGGTGAAGTACGACGAGGAAACCGGCGAGCACTCCAAGGGCCTGAAGGCGTCGGACCAGGGCAAGGTCACGCTGGTCAACGGCGAGGCGCGCACGGTGGAACTGGCGAAGATCGAGCAGATGATGCCGCCCAAGCCGATCCTCGAAGACTGGGTCTGGACCGGCAACGTCGACTTTTCCCTGGACCACAAGCAGGCGGAGAACGATGTCGAGGATTACGACATCGACTTCAAGACCAACGCCCGCCACGGCCGCTGGCGCCACAATCTGCAGGGCGAGTACAACCGCGAGAAGAAGGACGACCAGGTCAGTACCAACAACTATTCCGCGCAATACGCGCTGGACCGCTTCCTCGACGAGCACTGGTTCTGGCAGGGCCAGGCGCAGTACAAGCGCGACTGGATCGAGGACCTGCAGAAGAAGCGCACCGTCGGTACCGGCCCGGGCTACCAGTTCTGGGACAATGAGCTGGGTGCGTTCTCCCTGGCGACCCTGGTCAACCGCAACGACTACGAATTCGTCGACGACGAGAAATCCCACTTCTACAGCACCAGCCTGAAGTGGGACTACAACCGTTACCTGCTGGCCAAGCAGTTCGAGGTGTTCACCAACGGCGAAGTCAGCAAGCCGCTGGAGTCCAACGTGGAGTACGAGCTGGAGAGCGAGGCGGGCATCCGCTACAAGCTGACCTCCTGGGCGTCCCTGAGCCTGAAGGCCGAATGGGACAAGCTCAGCGGCAACGACGGCGACGTCAACGAGCGTCGCTACACCCTGGGCCTGGGCGTCGGCTGGTAA